In a single window of the Rhodamnia argentea isolate NSW1041297 chromosome 2, ASM2092103v1, whole genome shotgun sequence genome:
- the LOC115747897 gene encoding probable LRR receptor-like serine/threonine-protein kinase At3g47570 produces MEPRSISFAEFQSSHFLIGIVFALCFTQVFSTTNETDKLSLLAFKNGITEDPLGVLSSWNDSVEFCQWGGITCGRRHQRVTALDLSSQKLSGAISPHIGNLSFLRELWLGNNNFDHEIPPQITRLSRLRILRLENNLLVDEIPENISACSNLVILVLRYNQLTGKIPIQFGSLSNLQIFSLYSNNLIGSVPSSIGNLSSLEELSLSRNNLDGSIPPALGHLLKLQYFYVLGNKLSGSIPTGILNLSSLTRFDIGLNQIRGSLPADIGFTLSNLRFFSIANNLFEGQVPPSISNCTKLEALQLSTNKLSGKIPSLENMHELQRFTNYENQLGYGKPQDLNFICSLTNATKLEVLLISFNYFGGELPNCICNLSITLTKFSTTENLVFGEIPRQIENLVNLEILSVGRNELSGVVPSNLGNLRNLTVLRLNDNHLGGTLPPSLGDLTQLNELSLAGNNFQDQIPSELSNCKFLNLLNLSSNNLSGTIPPNIMGISSPAVLLDLSRNRLIGVPPMEVGNLRFLTTLDISENILVGEIPNSLGDCVALLSLRIGGNSFHGSIPQSMTSLRGIEELDLSHNNFSGEIPQFLEAFRSLKVLNLSYNNFEGTLPRGGVFENATGVSIIGNAKLCGGLPKFQLPKCVSSSSKSREVHVLKLSAVVICSLLGSALVLAILYLCWWKRRVQEPVSSSVAVLCSNVTYGALLKATNGFSSTNLVGIGSFGSVYKGVLEDSGTAVAVKVLHLVGRGALKSFIVECEVLKNIGHRNLLKIPTVCSGIDYQGNDFKAIVYDFMDNGSLEQWLHQKATPSLGNEPLKKVNFIRRINIAIDVASALDYLHNQCHIPIIHCDLKPSNVLLDARMVAHVGDFGLAKFILGSSLDTVANQMSSVGLRGTIGYAPPEYAMGCEVSREGDVYIHGILLLEMFTGLSPTEDKFRDNFTLHSFVAAALPGQALEITDHILLLERESRFNPNNRHHWLSESDTIFQECLVMVYDIGVACSNEVPGRRMSINGDASQLQKIRQKLFALGLHEQDELPRVI; encoded by the exons ATGGAACCTCGAAGCATTAGCTTTGCAGAGTTTCAATCAAGCCATTTCCTCATTGGTATCGTGTTTGCGTTGTGCTTTACTCAAGTCTTTTCCACCACAAACGAAACCGACAAACTCTCCCTGCTCGCATTTAAGAATGGAATAACCGAGGATCCTCTCGGCGTGCTCAGCTCATGGAATGATAGCGTGGAGTTCTGCCAGTGGGGCGGTATCACGTGCGGTCGTAGGCATCAAAGGGTCACGGCATTGGACTTGAGTTCGCAGAAACTCTCTGGGGCGATCTCTCCTCATATTGGGAACCTCAGTTTCTTGAGAGAACTATGGCTCGGAAACAACAATTTCGATCACGAAATCCCTCCGCAAATCACCCGGTTGAGCCGCCTACGAATCTTACGATTGGAGAACAATTTATTGGTCGATGAGATTCCTGAAAACATATCAGCTTGCTCTAATCTTGTCATCCTTGTTCTTCGGTACAACCAACTAACGGGGAAAATTCCTATACAATTTGGTTCATTATCCAATCTACAGATTTTTTCTTTGTATTCAAACAATCTAATTGGGAGCGTGCCTTCCTCCATTGGGAACTTATCTTCTCTAGAGGAGCTTTCTCTTTCGCGAAATAACTTGGATGGGAGCATTCCTCCAGCCCTAGGCCACCTGTTGAAATTACAGTACTTTTATGTGCTTGGAAACAAACTGTCTGGTTCAATTCCAACTGGAATTCTAAATCTCTCTTCTTTAACTAGGTTCGATATAGGACTCAACCAAATTCGAGGGAGTCTTCCTGCAGATATAGGCTTTACACTTTCAAATCTTCGGTTTTTCAGCATTGCCAACAACCTATTTGAGGGGCAGGTTCCTCCGTCAATATCAAATTGCACTAAGCTAGAGGCACTTCAACTTTCAACGAACAAGCTTTCAGGTAAAATAccttctttggaaaatatgCACGAGCTTCAACGGTTCACCAATTACGAAAATCAGCTCGGGTATGGAAAGCCCCAAGACCTGAATTTCATTTGCTCTCTGACAAACGCCACGAAGTTAGAGGTATTGCTTatttctttcaactattttgGTGGAGAGCTGCCTAATTGCATTTGTAACTTATCCATCACCCTCACAAAATTTAGTACCACGGAGAATCTAGTATTTGGAGAAATTCCCAgacaaattgaaaatcttgtgaACCTCGAAATACTGAGTGTTGGGAGAAACGAGCTTTCTGGTGTTGTCCCCTCAAATTTGGGGAACCTACGAAATTTGACAGTTCTACGCTTAAATGATAACCACCTGGGAGGAACACTTCCACCTTCTCTAGGAGATCTAACACAGTTGAATGAACTATCTTTGGCCGGGAACAACTTTCAAGATCAAATCCCTTCAGAATTGTCTAACTGCAAATTTTTGAACCTTCTCAATCTTTCTAGTAATAATCTCAGCGGTACCATACCCCCAAATATTATGGGTATTTCATCACCGGCCGTCCTTTTGGACTTGTCTCGTAACCGCCTTATCGGAGTTCCGCCCATGGAAGTAGGCAACTTGAGATTTTTGACCACATTGGACATCTCTGAAAATATTTTAGTGGGTGAAATTCCAAATAGTTTAGGTGATTGTGTCGCATTGCTATCATTGAGGATTGGGGGAAATTCCTTCCACGGGTCCATCCCTCAATCGATGACGTCGTTAAGAGGCATTGAAGAACTAGATCTTTCACACAACAATTTTTCTGGGGAGATTCCACAGTTCTTGGAGGCATTTCGTTCTTTGAAGGTGCTGAATTTGTCTTACAATAATTTTGAAGGCACGCTGCCACGTGGAGGAGTCTTTGAGAATGCTACCGGTGTTTCAATTATTGGAAATGCTAAGCTTTGTGGTGGATTGCCCAAATTTCAGCTTCCTAAATGCGTCTCTAGTAGCTCCAAGAGTCGGGAAGTCCATGTATTGAAATTGTCTGCTGTTGTTATTTGTAGCCTTCTCGGAAGTGCTCTAGTTCTTGCTATTCTATATCTTTGTTGGTGGAAGAGGCGAGTACAAGAACCGGTTTCAAGTTCTGTTGCTGTTTTATGTTCGAACGTAACTTATGGAGCACTCCTAAAAGCAACCAATGGTTTTTCTTCAACCAATCTAGTCGGTATTGGAAGCTTTGGTTCTGTTTACAAGGGGGTACTTGAGGATAGTGGGACTGCCGTTGCGGTGAAGGTGCTTCATTTAGTGGGCCGCGGTGCTCTGAAGAGCTTCATAGTTGAGTGTGAGGTACTAAAGAACATCGGACAccgaaatcttttgaagatacCGACAGTTTGCTCGGGTATCGATTATCAAGGAAATGATTTTAAGGCCATAGTATATGACTTCATGGACAACGGAAGCCTGGAACAGTGGTTACACCAAAAAGCAACTCCCTCTCTTGGAAACGAGCCTCTAAAAAAAGTGAATTTCATTCGGAGGATAAATATTGCTATTGATGTTGCTTCTGCACTTGATTATCTTCATAACCAGTGCCACATTCCCATCATTCACTGTGATTTAAAGCCAAGCAATGTCCTCTTGGATGCTCGGATGGTTGCACATGTTGGTGACTTTGGATTGGCGAAGTTTATCCTTGGATCGTCCCTTGATACCGTAGCTAATCAAATGAGCTCTGTGGGTCTAAGAGGGACAATTGGTTACGCGCCACCGG AATATGCAATGGGATGCGAGGTCTCGAGAGAAGGTGACGTCTACATTCACGGCATCCTCTTACTAGAGATGTTCACCGGATTGAGTCCCACCGAAGACAAATTTAGAGACAATTTCACTCTGCATAGTTTTGTCGCGGCAGCTTTGCCTGGACAAGCATTGGAAATTACGGATCACATCCTGCTTCTAGAAAGGGAGAGTCGTTTCAACCCCAACAATCGTCATCATTGGCTTTCCGAAAGCGATACCATATTTCAAGAGTGTTTGGTTATGGTATATGACATTGGAGTAGCTTGTTCCAATGAAGTGCCTGGAAGACGGATGAGCATCAATGGTGATGCGAGTCAGCTGCAAAAGATTAGACAAAAACTGTTTGCATTGGGTTTACATGAACAAGATGAGCTGCCGCGGGTGATATGA
- the LOC115747854 gene encoding ABSCISIC ACID-INSENSITIVE 5-like protein 5: MGSNINFKNLGTDPPPANIRPPGNAPLTRQPSVYSLTFEEFQNSMGKDFGSMNMDELIKNIWSAEENQSIASASVAGGGGQDGTGVPGGFLQRQGSLTLPRTLSQKTVDEVWKDLSKEYSIGKDVGVATGGPVVPQRQQTLGEMTLEEFLFRAGVVREDAQFSGKPNNGGLFGELPRAGNNAGFGFGFPQPGKAANLMGMRNLEGGNLNPVQPLNMPVNVNGIRANQQHTTQPQPQAHQPQILPKQPVLPFAQHIPSPNNGQSQGFRGGLMGIPDQVMTNNLVQGGALHGGGMGMVGLGAGPVGMPNGSPANPVSSDGMGRSNGDNSSVSPVPYMFNGGVRGRKCNSAVEKVVERRQRRMIKNRESAARSRARKQAYTMELEAEVAKLKEENDELRKKQEEIMQIQKNQLMEMMDTQRGVKKRCLRRTQTGPW, encoded by the exons ATGGGGAGTAACATCAACTTCAAGAACCTCGGCACTGATCCGCCGCCCGCGAATATCAGGCCACCTGGCAATGCGCCGTTAACCCGGCAACCGTCGGTCTACTCGCTGACCTTTGAGGAGTTCCAGAACTCTATGGGCAAGGACTTTGGGTCCATGAACATGGATGAGCTGATAAAGAACATTTGGTCTGCAGAGGAGAACCAATCTATAGCATCTGCTAGTGTTGCTGGTGGTGGCGGACAGGACGGAACTGGAGTACCTGGCGGTTTTTTGCAACGGCAGGGCTCACTAACGCTTCCCCGGACGCTGAGCCAAAAGACTGTTGATGAGGTTTGGAAGGACCTTTCTAAGGAATATTCAATCGGGAAGGATGTTGGCGTTGCAACTGGAGGACCGGTTGTGCCACAGCGGCAGCAAACATTGGGTGAAATGACATTGGAGGAGTTTTTGTTCAGGGCCGGCGTCGTTAGAGAAGACGCCCAGTTCTCTGGAAAGCCAAATAATGGAGGACTGTTCGGTGAATTGCCCCGTGCTGGTAATAATGCTGGATTCGGATTCGGATTCCCGCAACCAGGAAAAGCTGCAAACTTGATGGGGATGAGGAACTTGGAGGGCGGGAATCTGAACCCTGTGCAGCCTCTGAACATGCCGGTGAATGTGAATGGAATCAGAGCGAACCAGCAACACACAACACAACCGCAGCCGCAGGCGCATCAGCCGCAGATCCTCCCAAAGCAGCCCGTTTTGCCATTCGCACAGCACATCCCTTCACCTAACAATGGTCAGAGTCAGGGATTTAGGGGCGGACTGATGGGGATTCCAGATCAAGTAATGACTAATAACTTGGTTCAGGGAGGCGCTTTGCATGGAGGGGGAATGGGGATGGTCGGTTTAGGAGCTGGACCCGTGGGCATGCCAAATGGATCACCTGCTAATCCGGTCTCATCTGATGGAATGGGAAGAAGTAACGGGGATAACTCCTCGGTTTCGCCTGTACCGTACATGTTTAATGGTGGTGTGAGAGGAAGAAAGTGCAACAGTGCTGTGGAGAAAGTTGTGGAGAGAAGGCAGAGGAGGATGATTAAGAACCGAGAGTCGGCTGCAAGATCGCGTGCTCGCAAGCAG GCTTATACAATGGAACTGGAAGCAGAGGTTGCAAAGCTTAAGGAGGAAAATGACGAATTACGAAAAAAGCAG GAGGAGATCATGCAAATACAGAAAAACCAG CTCATGGAGATGATGGATACGCAACGGGGAGTTAAGAAGCGATGCTTGAGAAGAACTCAAACCGGTCCGTGGTAA
- the LOC115747861 gene encoding coenzyme Q-binding protein COQ10 homolog, mitochondrial-like: protein MPQFLSTCKSVVGSIVTRKNWNRRVIKPASTYRQLQSCDQTRCLGCIAGVKAPYVHRPSDANKDLRILWGSLHSGDAVQTRRFLGCGDGEEGGDLSRVYEERRVLGYSPVQLFDVVAAVDLYQDFVPWCQRSEIIERYPDGSFDAELEIGFKFLVESYVSHVELKRPQYIKTTVSQSTLFDHLINVWQFNSGPVPGSCSIYFLVDFKFQSPLYRQVASVFFREVVSRLVGSFSERCRLIYGPGIPIQEDAYGQRA from the exons ATGCCTCAATTCTTGTCGACCTGTAAGTCGGTGGTGGGATCGATCGTCACGCGCAAGAATTGGAACCGGCGTGTGATTAAGCCTGCTTCGACCTATCGGCAGCTTCAGAGTTGCGATCAGACGCGATGTTTGGGATGCATTGCTGGTGTGAAAGCCCCTTATGTCCACAGACCGTCTGATGCAAACAAGGACCTCCGGATTCTATGGGGGAGCTTGCATAGCGGAGACGCTGTGCAGACGAGGCGGTTTCTGGGCTGCGGAGATGGCGAAGAAGGAGGCGATTTGTCCAGAGTCTATGAAGAGAGGCGTGTTCTGGG GTATTCTCCAGTGCAGTTATTTGATGTTGTTGCGGCGGTTGATCTGTATCAAGATTTTGTCCCCTGGTGTCAGCGCTCGGAGATCATAGAGAGATATCCTGATGGATCATTTGATGCGGAGCTTGAGAttggtttcaaatttttagttGAAAGTTATGTTTCGCATGTAGAGTTGAAAAGACCTCAGTACATAAAG ACGACAGTGTCGCAGAGCACCCTCTTCGACCATTTGATAAATGTTTGGCAATTCAATTCAGGACCAGTTCCAGGATCTTGCAGCATTTACTTTTTGGTGGATTTCAAGTTTCAGTCACCACTCTACCGACAA GTCGCCTCCGTGTTTTTCAGGGAAGTAGTCTCTAGACTTGTTGGTTCGTTCAGTGAACGCTGCCGTTTGATATATGGACCGGGGATCCCCATTCAGGAAGATGCTTATGGGCAGAGGGCCTAA
- the LOC115747860 gene encoding protein FAR1-RELATED SEQUENCE 5-like, which translates to MEKDFEFAIGMIFSNEVEAYHKYVAYAIGKGFGVRKENLYRNRKGEITRRTFVCNCEGYSVGSSDQEKKFERYEVRCGCLARIKFKVDNGVYEVMEYVSDHNHAFVPDDQKHLIRCGRMISDPYKGALVDMISAGVGGTTAYKVLANRAGGSKNLGFILRDSQNMIQTERSNAISGGDCQSLLNHFHCIQTQNPMFSYALYVDQDGRLTNLFWRDSLSRFDYDCFGDVLVFDTTYRTNKYNMICAPFVGVNHHWKNILFGCAFLLDETAESFIWLFEAFLKSMGNKAPKTMFIDQDQAMAKAIRIVFPNTQHRLCTWHIMKNANENIPNLYHNSDFKDKYFLALMYRCRSEDEFECTWRKMEEEWSTENNSWLKRLYGLRHKWSLAFGRDTFSCGIRSSQRSESTNNVFQRMSTKTLTLVEFVHHYEEQVKHMREIESQDDYNSRGKPKLQVPNSGILTHAASLYTRTIFKRFNEEYLQSLSEFISSTTLDGSVHLYTLRCLGIQREHVVRFDPANLSVSCECKLFESKGWLCRHALKVLGGNILITRIPSSYILKRWTKGAKQGIVDYESHQMSPGASKFNRFSTLMQQSLELMSLGAEDANTMKIVTKNMERAKAEISSYKSSVVVTDDASDDDDDTEPSLCKISVLDPLRRKGKGMGYGRLKSSSEKKKKKSKKGTPSTRIESRELVVQATRDETHFPDYSSNPNLFQSAFYPNNIGGPIVNLNFHNQMQQPPYIMPPGNMNGFCPFPSRMQSPYIMPPGIMSGFSPFTSQMLEYHDRSRGTILSQGSSNSFQHLEHPASNRPSDANKDLRILGGSLHRGDAVQTMPFLACRDGEEGGDLSSVYEERRVLGYYWLYI; encoded by the exons atggaaaaagattttgagttTGCAATAGggatgattttttcaaatgaagttGAAGCATATCATAAGTATGTGGCCTATGCAATTGGCAAAGGATTTGGAGTGAGGAAGGAAAATTTGTATAGAAATAGGAAAGGAGAAATTACCCGACGTACATTTGTGTGTAATTGTGAGGGGTATTCTGTTGGCTCATccgatcaagaaaagaaatttgagAGATATGAAGTTAGATGTGGTTGTCTTGCTCGTATCAAATTTAAGGTTGATAATGGTGTGTATGAAGTCATGGAGTATGTTTCCGACCATAATCATGCATTTGTCCCGGATGATCAAAAGCATTTGATTAGATGTGGAAGAATGATATCCGATCCTTACAAAGGTGCTTTAGTTGACATGATTTCTGCTGGTGTTGGGGGGACTACGGCATATAAGGTTTTAGCAAATAGAGCTGGAGGGAGCAAAAACTTGGGTTTCATCTTGCGTGATAGTCAAAATATGATACAGACGGAAAGATCCAATGCTATAAGTGGGGGAGATTGTCAAAGtcttctaaatcattttcattgcataCAAACGCAAAACCCAATGTTTTCGTATGCTTTGTATGTAGATCAAGATGGTAgattaacaaatttattttggaGAGATAGCTTGTCAAGATTTGATTACGATTGTTTCGGTGATGTGCTGGTATTTGATACTACGTATCGTACTAATAAGTATAACATGATATGTGCACCTTTTGTTGGGGTTAATCACCATTGGAAGAATATTCTATTCGGTTGTGCATTTTTGTTGGATGAGACTGCAGAAtcatttatttggttatttgaGGCGTTTTTGAAGTCTATGGGAAATAAGGCTCCGAAAACAATGTTCATCGATCAAGACCAAGCGATGGCAAAAGCCATTAGAATTGTGTTTCCGAATACACAACACCGTTTATGCACTTGGCACATTATGAAAAATGCCAATGAAAACATTCCAAATCTTTACCACAATTCGGATTTCAAGGATAAATATTTCTTAGCACTTATGTATAGATGTAGATCGGAGGACGAATTTGAATGTACTTGGaggaaaatggaagaggagtggaGTACCGAGAATAACAGTTGGCTTAAGAGATTATATGGTCTTAGACATAAATGGAGTTTAGCTTTTGGTCGTGATACTTTTTCATGTGGTATAAGATCAAGCCAAAGGAGTGAGAGCACCAATAATGTTTTTCAACGTATGTCGACGAAGACATTGACTCTTGTAGAATTTGTCCATCATTATGAAGAACAAGTGAAACACATGAGAGAAATAGAAAGTCAAGATGATTACAATTCTCGAGGGAAGCCCAAATTGCAAGTTCCGAATAGTGGGATTTTGACGCATGCTGCTTCATTGTATACTCGTACCATTTTTAAAAGGTTCAATGAAGAATACTTGCAAAGTCTCTCCGAATTTATCTCAAGTACTACATTAGATGGATCGGTTCATTTGTATACTCTCAGGTGTTTGGGGATTCAACGTGAACATGTTGTCAGATTTGACCCCGCAAACTTGTCGGTTTCTTGTGAATGTAAATTATTCGAATCAAAAGGGTGGTTGTGTCGCCATGCCTTGAAAGTGTTGGGTGGGAACATCTTGATTACGAGGATTCCATCTTCttatattttgaagagatggactaAGGGTGCCAAACAAGGTATTGTGGATTATGAATCTCATCAAATGTCACCGGGTGCATCTAAGTTTAATCGATTTTCCACGTTAATGCAACAATCTTTGGAATTGATGAGTTTGGGAGCTGAAGACGCAAATACTATGAAAATAGTGACGAAGAACATGGAAAGAGCAAAGgctgaaatttcatcatataaATCAAGTGTGGTTGTTACCGATGATgctagtgatgatgatgatgatactgAGCCTTCTTTGTGCAAGATTTCAGTATTGGACCCCCttcgaaggaaaggaaagggaatgggTTATGGAAGGCTTAAAAGTTCaagtgagaaaaagaagaaaaaatctaagAAAGGAACACCCTCAACGCGAATAGAAAGTCGAG AGTTGGTTGTCCAAGCAACACGTGACGAAACTCATTTCCCAGATTATTCGAGTAATCCAAATCTATTTCAAAGTGCCTTTTATCCCAACAACATTGGTGGACCTATAGTGAATCTAAATTTTCATAATCAG ATGCAGCAGCCACCATACATCATGCCACCGGGGAATATGAATGGATTTTGCCCATTCCCTAGTCGG ATGCAATCACCATATATCATGCCGCCAGGGATTATGAGTGGTTTTTCCCCGTTCACTAGTCAG ATGTTGGAGTACCATGATAGATCTCGGGGGACCATTTTGAGTCAG GGGTCATCAAACTCTTTTCAGCATCTTGAGCATCCCGCAAGCAATAG